The following proteins come from a genomic window of Thiothrix winogradskyi:
- a CDS encoding complex I subunit 4 family protein: MAILTGVEFPLLSLLLLLLPLGAVLTAVFPGREARWAALTTAVLALLVTLVIVGQFDTQLVGFQLVEKTPWMADLGIHYLLGVDGLSILFLPFTALLFIAVILASWNAIRTLPRLYFALLLVLECTIMGIFTALDTILFFLFWELTLLPLFFLISLWGNGANRRYAGVKYSLFMLAGGLPLLIGFVVLAMHNPGGMSFSYIDLLQGSRDYGVQVTVFFLLLLGFGVKIPLFPLHTWLPLVAQEGPATTVALLTGLKVGAYGLLRFALPLAPDAAREFQWVLVGLGMIGVLYGAVAALSQTSLRRMLAFSSLSHVGLVVLGIAAFSVQGVQGAVFQLLNFTVVAGGLFLITGFLHQRTGSTEVLSLGGVAKSMPLLASLFFFLGLAGIGMPATSGFPAEFLLIVSVLETHTGAGLVVLFVVILGAAYFLNFFRKAFLGETRHDIIRDAPDLKPRELAVLLVLVVVVLVFGFYPQAILDVTETSSQYWVSLMLP, encoded by the coding sequence ATGGCAATTTTAACCGGTGTGGAATTTCCCTTGCTGAGCCTGTTGTTGCTGCTGTTGCCCTTGGGGGCAGTCTTGACCGCCGTGTTTCCGGGGCGTGAAGCACGCTGGGCGGCACTGACGACTGCGGTACTGGCGTTACTGGTAACGCTGGTGATTGTCGGGCAGTTCGATACCCAACTGGTCGGCTTCCAATTGGTGGAAAAGACCCCTTGGATGGCAGATTTGGGTATCCATTACCTGCTGGGGGTGGATGGCTTGTCGATCCTGTTCCTGCCGTTTACCGCGCTGCTGTTCATCGCGGTGATCTTGGCGTCGTGGAATGCGATCCGCACCTTGCCGCGTTTGTATTTCGCGCTATTGCTAGTGTTGGAATGCACCATCATGGGCATTTTTACCGCACTGGATACCATCTTGTTTTTCTTGTTCTGGGAACTGACGCTGTTACCGTTGTTCTTCCTGATCAGCTTGTGGGGCAATGGTGCAAACCGGCGTTATGCAGGGGTGAAATACAGCCTGTTCATGTTGGCAGGGGGCTTGCCGCTGCTGATCGGCTTTGTGGTGCTGGCAATGCATAACCCCGGCGGCATGAGCTTTTCCTATATCGACTTGCTGCAAGGAAGCCGCGATTACGGGGTGCAGGTGACAGTGTTTTTCCTGTTGCTGCTGGGGTTTGGGGTGAAAATTCCGCTGTTCCCGCTGCATACCTGGCTGCCGTTGGTGGCGCAGGAAGGCCCGGCAACTACCGTGGCATTGCTGACTGGCTTGAAAGTGGGCGCGTATGGTTTGCTGCGCTTTGCCTTGCCACTCGCACCGGATGCCGCACGCGAATTCCAATGGGTGTTGGTGGGCTTGGGGATGATCGGCGTGCTGTATGGCGCAGTCGCGGCATTGAGCCAAACCAGTTTGCGGCGGATGCTGGCGTTTTCCTCACTCAGCCACGTGGGGCTGGTGGTGCTGGGGATTGCGGCGTTCAGTGTGCAAGGGGTGCAAGGGGCCGTGTTTCAGTTGCTGAATTTCACTGTGGTCGCGGGTGGTCTGTTTCTGATTACCGGCTTTTTGCATCAGCGCACCGGCTCGACCGAAGTATTGAGTTTGGGCGGGGTGGCGAAATCCATGCCCTTGCTGGCATCGCTGTTCTTCTTCCTCGGTCTAGCGGGGATCGGAATGCCTGCCACCAGCGGCTTTCCGGCTGAATTCCTGCTGATTGTCAGCGTGTTGGAAACCCATACCGGCGCGGGGCTGGTGGTGCTGTTTGTGGTGATTTTGGGGGCTGCGTATTTCCTCAACTTCTTCCGCAAGGCATTTTTAGGGGAAACGCGCCACGACATTATCCGTGATGCACCGGATTTAAAGCCGCGTGAACTGGCAGTATTGCTGGTGCTGGTTGTGGTGGTGCTGGTGTTCGGGTTCTATCCGCAAGCGATTTTGGATGTGACGGAAACCAGCAGCCAGTATTGGGTGAGTTTGATGTTGCCTTAG
- a CDS encoding element excision factor XisI family protein gives MNTENYRLAVKHVIETYARFRPSHGNIRLDTVFDETHDRYALMQAGWDRGRRVSGNLIYITLQDGKVVVEYDGIEHGITDDLIREGVEEKDIVLAFLEEPEMAAAA, from the coding sequence ATGAACACGGAAAACTACCGGCTAGCGGTAAAGCACGTCATTGAAACTTACGCCAGATTTCGCCCTTCTCACGGCAACATTCGGCTGGATACTGTGTTTGATGAAACTCACGACCGTTACGCACTTATGCAAGCAGGCTGGGACAGAGGCAGACGGGTAAGCGGCAACCTGATCTACATCACCCTTCAGGATGGCAAAGTAGTGGTCGAATATGATGGCATCGAACACGGCATCACCGATGACTTGATCCGCGAAGGGGTAGAGGAAAAAGACATCGTGCTGGCGTTTTTGGAAGAGCCGGAAATGGCAGCCGCAGCTTAA
- a CDS encoding LysR family transcriptional regulator — protein sequence MMNLRHITLHQLRLFYSVGKHLSFTRAAEELHLTQPAVSIQIKRLEESVGIPLSEQIGKRLFLTEAGRELFEATRDVLDRLRVLNEDMIGMEEGVKGPLNACATTTAEYFMPHLLGTFLKDYPRVEPRLTITNRANVIRRLEDNLDDLVIMGTVPNNNNLDLTAESFLHNPIVVIAPPNHPLAGEQNITLERIAQERFLSREEGSGTRAARIRLFAEHGLETNIYMELGSSEAIKQAVMAGLGISVLSLHNLRLELEAGLLTVLDVQHFPMMRQWYAVHLRGKKLSNTSKRFLDFLVQDGARIWESTNHSNRLHLPADYPNLMSLTDPNT from the coding sequence ATGATGAATCTGCGCCATATCACCTTGCACCAGTTGCGCCTGTTTTATAGCGTAGGGAAACACTTGTCCTTTACCCGTGCAGCGGAAGAATTGCACTTGACCCAACCGGCGGTCTCTATCCAAATCAAGCGGTTGGAGGAAAGTGTCGGCATCCCCCTGAGTGAGCAAATTGGCAAGCGTTTGTTCCTCACCGAAGCCGGACGTGAACTGTTTGAGGCAACACGCGATGTCTTGGATCGCTTGCGGGTACTCAACGAAGACATGATTGGCATGGAAGAAGGTGTCAAAGGCCCCTTGAATGCTTGTGCCACGACCACTGCCGAATATTTCATGCCGCACCTGCTGGGCACCTTCCTCAAGGATTACCCACGGGTGGAGCCGCGCCTGACCATTACCAACCGCGCCAATGTCATCCGGCGTCTGGAAGACAATCTCGATGACTTGGTGATCATGGGTACTGTTCCAAACAATAATAACCTCGACCTGACCGCAGAGTCCTTCCTGCATAATCCCATTGTGGTGATTGCCCCACCCAACCACCCATTGGCTGGCGAGCAAAATATTACGCTGGAACGCATTGCACAGGAACGCTTTCTATCACGGGAGGAAGGTTCAGGCACACGCGCTGCTCGCATCCGTTTGTTTGCCGAACACGGCTTGGAAACCAATATTTATATGGAACTCGGCAGTAGCGAAGCCATCAAGCAGGCGGTGATGGCAGGCTTGGGCATCTCGGTTTTATCATTGCACAACCTGCGGCTGGAACTCGAAGCGGGCTTGCTGACCGTGCTGGATGTGCAACACTTCCCGATGATGCGCCAATGGTATGCCGTGCATCTGAGAGGCAAAAAACTCTCCAATACCTCCAAGCGCTTTCTCGATTTTCTAGTGCAAGACGGTGCGCGAATTTGGGAAAGTACTAACCACAGTAATCGTTTACACTTACCGGCCGATTACCCGAACCTGATGTCGCTGACTGACCCTAACACTTGA
- a CDS encoding sodium-dependent bicarbonate transport family permease: MSLEPVVLFFVLGLAAGLLRSDLKIPGSIYDALSIYLLLAIGLKGGVKLAEQATPGMLLDGVLIIGAAILIPLVAFPILRYLGKLKRADAASLAAHYGSVSVVTFSIGVAFLAQAAQEYEGYLIVFLVLLEVPALVIGVILARYGAGQVRWGRMLHEVFFGKSIFLLLGGMIIGYVAGPQGIEPLDKVFFDLFKGALAIFLLEMGLVAAGRLADLRAYGVFLIGFGIVMPILSASLGTAVGWMLGLSVGGTMLLAALYASASYIAAPAAMRIAVPEANPGLSIGAALGVTFPFNILIGIPLYYWMAQTIHQIGA; encoded by the coding sequence ATGAGCTTAGAACCTGTCGTCCTGTTTTTCGTACTGGGTCTTGCTGCGGGATTATTGCGCTCTGATCTGAAAATTCCCGGCAGTATTTACGACGCCCTTTCCATCTACCTGCTGTTGGCTATTGGGCTGAAAGGCGGGGTCAAACTGGCGGAGCAAGCCACGCCGGGGATGTTGCTAGATGGTGTGTTGATTATCGGTGCAGCCATCTTGATACCCTTGGTGGCTTTTCCGATTTTGCGTTACCTCGGTAAGTTGAAACGTGCGGATGCGGCGTCGCTTGCAGCACATTACGGCTCGGTCAGTGTGGTGACATTCTCTATCGGGGTGGCATTCCTGGCACAAGCTGCGCAAGAATACGAAGGCTACCTGATTGTATTTCTGGTATTACTGGAAGTACCTGCCTTGGTGATCGGGGTGATATTGGCTCGCTATGGCGCAGGGCAGGTGCGTTGGGGGCGGATGTTGCATGAGGTTTTTTTCGGCAAGAGTATTTTTCTGCTGTTAGGTGGGATGATTATTGGCTATGTCGCCGGGCCTCAAGGCATTGAGCCACTGGATAAAGTGTTTTTTGATTTGTTCAAAGGCGCGTTAGCGATCTTTTTGCTGGAAATGGGGTTGGTAGCCGCCGGTAGACTAGCCGATTTACGTGCTTATGGGGTATTTTTAATAGGCTTTGGGATTGTGATGCCGATATTGTCTGCTTCATTAGGCACGGCGGTGGGCTGGATGTTGGGTTTATCGGTCGGTGGTACGATGTTGTTGGCAGCGTTATATGCCAGTGCTTCTTACATTGCCGCACCTGCCGCTATGCGGATTGCTGTCCCTGAGGCGAACCCCGGATTATCTATCGGTGCGGCACTGGGTGTGACCTTTCCGTTCAATATTCTGATAGGAATCCCCTTGTATTACTGGATGGCACAAACCATCCATCAGATTGGAGCGTAA
- a CDS encoding P-II family nitrogen regulator, which translates to MPDQNQRLLTIVCESMLEPFLQEELPHLGASGYTVTDARGAGRHGRRGGAWTKESNVKVDIVCDAEVAQRVVEHINREYKQHYALVMYSTDAKMHCV; encoded by the coding sequence GTGCCTGACCAAAATCAACGGTTGCTGACAATTGTGTGTGAATCCATGCTGGAACCTTTCCTACAAGAGGAGTTGCCCCATTTAGGGGCGAGCGGCTATACGGTAACGGATGCTCGTGGCGCGGGTCGACATGGGCGGCGTGGTGGTGCATGGACAAAAGAGAGCAATGTCAAAGTCGATATTGTCTGTGATGCCGAGGTTGCCCAGCGAGTGGTGGAACACATAAACCGCGAGTACAAACAGCATTACGCGCTGGTGATGTATTCGACGGATGCCAAGATGCATTGCGTGTAA
- a CDS encoding CbbQ/NirQ/NorQ/GpvN family protein yields MSFQAEQYTIKREPFYRSVANEVELFDAAYSARMPVMLKGPTGCGKSRFVEYMAYRLGRPLITVACNEDMTASDLVGRFLLDKDGTKWQDGPLTMAARMGAICYLDEVVEARQDTTVVIHPLTDHRRQLPLDKKGEMVEAHPDFQIVISYNPGYQSLMKDLKQSTKQRFAALDFDYPEAATETDIVARETGVDTKTAEKLVQIAHRARNLKGHGLDEGISTRLLVYAGQLIVKGVNPLAACSMTLVRPLTDDPDMRDTLDAAVNTFFG; encoded by the coding sequence ATGAGTTTTCAAGCTGAACAATACACTATCAAACGTGAGCCGTTTTATCGCTCTGTCGCCAATGAGGTGGAGTTATTTGATGCAGCATACAGTGCACGGATGCCGGTCATGCTGAAAGGTCCAACAGGTTGTGGCAAGTCCCGCTTTGTGGAATACATGGCATACCGCTTGGGACGACCACTGATTACTGTGGCTTGTAACGAAGACATGACCGCCTCTGATTTGGTCGGGCGTTTCCTATTGGACAAAGACGGCACGAAATGGCAAGACGGCCCGCTAACAATGGCAGCGCGGATGGGCGCAATCTGCTATCTGGATGAAGTGGTCGAAGCCCGTCAGGATACTACCGTGGTTATCCACCCACTCACCGACCATCGCCGCCAGTTGCCGCTGGACAAAAAGGGCGAAATGGTGGAAGCCCACCCCGATTTCCAGATAGTGATTTCCTACAACCCCGGCTACCAAAGCCTGATGAAGGATTTGAAACAATCCACCAAGCAACGTTTTGCCGCACTGGATTTTGACTACCCGGAAGCCGCCACCGAAACCGACATCGTAGCGCGTGAAACCGGCGTGGATACTAAAACGGCGGAAAAGCTGGTACAAATTGCCCACCGTGCACGTAACCTCAAAGGGCACGGCTTGGATGAAGGTATTTCCACCCGCTTGCTGGTATACGCTGGGCAATTGATTGTGAAAGGGGTAAACCCGCTGGCAGCGTGTTCCATGACGCTGGTGCGCCCATTGACCGATGACCCGGATATGCGCGATACCTTGGATGCGGCGGTCAATACTTTCTTTGGTTGA
- a CDS encoding L-threonylcarbamoyladenylate synthase — MSVVGYDVAAACQAVQQGKVIAYPTEAVFGLGCDPANLEAVQRILTLKQRPAHKGLILIAADLQQLAPWLLPLEAALLQQILPTWPGAVTWLLPVRPEVSPLIRGEHDTLAVRVTAHPVCRELCLRLGHPLISTSANLNGQEPARSVTEILQQFDQQLGFVLDAPLGGQLQPTQIRDGRTGQIIRPS; from the coding sequence ATGAGTGTTGTTGGTTATGATGTTGCTGCTGCCTGTCAGGCAGTGCAACAGGGTAAGGTTATTGCTTACCCAACAGAGGCGGTGTTTGGCTTAGGCTGTGACCCTGCCAATCTTGAGGCTGTACAGCGTATTCTTACGCTTAAACAACGCCCTGCACACAAAGGGCTGATTCTGATTGCTGCTGATTTGCAACAGCTTGCCCCTTGGTTATTACCGCTCGAAGCAGCGTTACTGCAACAAATTTTGCCAACTTGGCCGGGGGCTGTGACTTGGTTGTTACCAGTACGCCCTGAGGTTTCCCCGCTCATTCGGGGTGAACATGACACACTGGCAGTGCGGGTAACGGCTCATCCTGTTTGCCGAGAATTGTGCCTGCGCTTGGGGCATCCGTTGATTTCCACCAGTGCCAACCTGAATGGGCAAGAACCTGCCCGCAGCGTGACAGAAATCCTCCAGCAATTTGACCAGCAATTGGGGTTTGTTTTGGATGCACCCTTGGGTGGTCAATTACAGCCAACCCAAATTCGTGACGGGCGTACTGGGCAGATTATTCGCCCCAGTTAA
- a CDS encoding diacylglycerol kinase has protein sequence MKNKFLGTGESGYRPLRKIATVFSGLRYAVLYDFSVTYKLILSALILPLAFGFRGWIDFLIVLVATTLVVMAELFNSAIEAICDFIEEKHNEKIKVIKDIAAAAVGVSVFLWIIVISLELWQLLSVFFPIAD, from the coding sequence GTGAAAAATAAGTTTCTTGGAACAGGTGAGTCGGGTTATCGACCACTACGAAAAATAGCGACGGTGTTTTCTGGGTTACGCTATGCGGTATTATACGATTTTAGTGTTACTTACAAACTCATACTTTCTGCGCTTATCTTGCCGTTGGCATTTGGTTTCAGGGGGTGGATTGATTTTCTAATAGTTTTGGTTGCCACCACGCTAGTGGTTATGGCTGAGTTGTTTAACAGCGCCATTGAAGCCATTTGCGATTTCATTGAGGAAAAACACAATGAGAAAATTAAAGTTATTAAGGATATAGCCGCAGCAGCGGTCGGGGTGTCGGTTTTTCTCTGGATTATTGTGATTAGTTTAGAGCTATGGCAGTTATTGTCTGTTTTTTTTCCGATTGCCGATTAG
- a CDS encoding phosphatase PAP2 family protein, whose protein sequence is MFELGNTIGNIINGIRNMLMLIAQWDMAVLTFFNATRTPILDTFFWLITWLGSMWVLLPLSLLIAASLALRQQLSEWRYTLYLPITLGLASLTTWLLKPVFARDRPQLFEALMTLPPDMSFPSGHATQASAFFLALWLMLPRHLRPWLIAPALVMIILVAVSRPYLQVHWFSDVLVGCIVGCGYAIGLWFLLGKKEIK, encoded by the coding sequence ATGTTTGAATTGGGTAACACTATCGGCAACATCATTAACGGCATACGAAACATGCTTATGCTCATTGCCCAGTGGGACATGGCTGTCCTGACTTTTTTCAATGCAACAAGAACGCCTATTCTTGACACTTTCTTCTGGCTTATCACATGGCTAGGGTCAATGTGGGTGTTATTGCCACTCAGTTTGTTAATCGCTGCGAGTTTAGCCCTACGTCAACAACTGAGCGAATGGCGCTATACCCTTTACCTGCCGATAACGCTGGGGCTTGCCAGCCTGACGACTTGGTTGCTGAAACCTGTGTTCGCGCGTGACCGTCCACAATTATTTGAAGCTTTAATGACGTTGCCACCGGATATGTCCTTCCCTAGTGGACATGCAACCCAAGCCAGTGCCTTTTTCTTGGCGTTATGGTTAATGCTGCCAAGACATTTGCGCCCTTGGTTAATTGCTCCGGCACTGGTAATGATTATATTAGTAGCTGTGTCTCGACCTTATCTACAAGTCCATTGGTTTAGTGATGTGCTGGTCGGTTGTATCGTCGGTTGCGGGTATGCAATCGGTCTGTGGTTTTTATTGGGTAAAAAGGAAATTAAGTGA
- a CDS encoding DDE-type integrase/transposase/recombinase has translation MPRLRATRPNEVWTWDITKLATEQRGVYLSLYVVLDLYSRFIVAWMVSRKENSHLAEQLMQEASTRYRIGLGNSPCTKTGRTHDGSRLPRPDGRTGDHL, from the coding sequence ATGCCGCGCCTGCGAGCCACGCGCCCCAACGAAGTGTGGACGTGGGACATCACGAAGTTAGCGACTGAACAACGCGGTGTTTACCTGTCACTGTACGTGGTGCTGGACTTGTACAGCCGTTTCATCGTCGCCTGGATGGTCTCCCGCAAGGAGAACAGCCACCTAGCCGAACAACTGATGCAAGAAGCCAGCACCCGTTACCGCATTGGCTTGGGGAACTCACCCTGCACCAAGACCGGACGCACCCATGACGGCTCACGGCTACCTCGACCTGATGGCAGAACTGGAGATCACCTGTAG
- a CDS encoding calcium-translocating P-type ATPase, PMCA-type, producing MPNPSIPSWHTLTTAEALATLQSEPHQGLDQATVSARLEHYGANRLLEAKPRPAWLKFLDQFKNLLVIVLLVAAALAWLIGDLKDAVVILVVVVFNASLGFYQEHRAEQTLAALKQMLAAQARVKRGGQILDIDAATLVPGDIVLLEAGDRIPADGRLLAAHALEIEEAALTGESHPVSKATDALVTADLPLAERINLLYMNTVVTRGRAELLVTATGMATEMGKLAGMIAATPESATPLQRQLDTLGKKLAAIAGAVVLVIFTLDYLRGLDLMQSAMTAVALAVAAIPEGLPAVVTVTLAIGMWRMAQHRAILKKLASVETLGSTNVICSDKTGTLTLNQMTARAGWFTGQRFSVSGEGYQAQGEISGITSEQTALRPLLLPMALCNESRVRDGVLIGDPTEGALWVLAQKGGLDPEQCQQTQPRLAEIPFDSTYKFMATFHHAGDAVQMYIKGAPDVLLARSTADTATCQQIEAENSYLAQQALRVLAVAQRTIPAAQFDPAADLMVWAQDWAFVGLVGLMDPPRPEAQRAVAACKQAGIQVKMITGDHPLTAAAIGHELGLTGRAISGTELDRLDDAAFAAQIDEISVFARVSPEHKVRIVKGLRSRGYVTAMTGDGVNDAPALKAADIGVAMGITGTAVTKEAATLVLTDDNFATIIKAVKEGRVIYDNIIKFVRFQLSTNIGAILTVLVATLLSMPSPFTAIQLLWVNIIMDGPPAMTLGVEPARPGIMRDPPRSQTAQILTLPRLGRLLLYGITMMVGTLFLFDYALANHSQQYALTLAFTTFVLFQLFNAFNARAEHSSVFNRNFFSNGKFWLALAGVLVLQVLAVHWTPAQAIFATVDLHWQHWVMAVLTAASVLVLDEARKAIRTIYYG from the coding sequence ATGCCCAACCCCTCCATTCCGTCTTGGCATACCCTGACGACTGCGGAAGCACTTGCCACCTTGCAGAGTGAGCCGCATCAGGGGTTGGATCAGGCGACAGTATCCGCCCGCCTTGAGCATTACGGTGCAAACCGCCTGCTGGAAGCCAAGCCCCGCCCCGCTTGGCTGAAGTTTCTTGATCAATTCAAAAACTTGCTGGTTATCGTGCTATTGGTCGCTGCGGCACTGGCATGGCTGATCGGCGATTTGAAAGATGCAGTGGTTATCCTTGTGGTCGTGGTATTCAATGCCTCCCTCGGTTTTTATCAGGAACACCGTGCCGAACAAACGCTTGCAGCCCTGAAGCAGATGCTGGCAGCCCAAGCACGGGTAAAGCGTGGCGGGCAAATACTTGATATAGATGCTGCCACCTTAGTACCGGGCGATATTGTGCTATTGGAAGCAGGCGACCGTATTCCTGCCGATGGGCGTTTATTGGCAGCCCATGCGCTGGAAATAGAGGAAGCTGCGCTGACCGGTGAATCGCATCCGGTCAGTAAAGCGACGGATGCCTTGGTAACAGCCGATTTACCCCTCGCCGAACGCATCAATCTGCTGTACATGAACACGGTGGTGACACGTGGGCGGGCAGAATTGCTGGTAACAGCCACCGGCATGGCAACCGAAATGGGCAAGCTGGCGGGCATGATTGCTGCTACCCCGGAAAGTGCCACGCCCCTGCAACGCCAATTGGATACCCTAGGCAAGAAATTGGCGGCGATTGCCGGGGCAGTCGTCCTCGTGATTTTTACGCTGGATTACCTGCGCGGTCTGGATCTGATGCAATCGGCGATGACAGCGGTAGCACTAGCCGTTGCCGCCATTCCCGAAGGTTTACCAGCGGTGGTGACTGTCACCCTTGCCATTGGCATGTGGCGTATGGCACAGCACCGCGCCATCCTCAAAAAACTCGCATCAGTAGAAACGCTTGGCTCGACCAATGTGATTTGTTCCGACAAAACCGGCACACTGACACTCAATCAAATGACGGCACGGGCGGGTTGGTTTACCGGGCAGCGTTTCAGTGTTAGCGGCGAAGGCTATCAGGCGCAAGGGGAAATCAGCGGTATTACGAGTGAGCAAACTGCCTTGCGCCCGTTATTGCTGCCCATGGCATTGTGCAATGAATCGCGGGTGCGTGACGGGGTGCTGATCGGCGACCCTACCGAAGGCGCACTATGGGTATTGGCGCAAAAAGGTGGGCTAGACCCGGAACAGTGCCAACAAACACAACCCCGCCTTGCCGAAATCCCCTTCGATTCCACCTATAAATTCATGGCAACCTTCCACCATGCCGGTGATGCCGTGCAAATGTACATCAAAGGTGCACCGGATGTGTTGCTGGCGCGTTCCACAGCGGATACCGCCACTTGCCAGCAAATCGAGGCTGAAAATAGCTATCTGGCACAGCAGGCATTGCGGGTATTGGCAGTGGCACAGCGTACCATTCCCGCTGCCCAGTTTGACCCCGCTGCGGATCTGATGGTGTGGGCGCAGGATTGGGCATTCGTCGGCTTGGTCGGGTTGATGGATCCGCCCCGCCCTGAAGCTCAACGGGCAGTGGCAGCCTGTAAGCAAGCGGGAATTCAGGTCAAAATGATCACTGGCGATCACCCGTTGACAGCCGCTGCTATTGGGCATGAATTAGGGCTTACGGGGCGGGCAATCAGTGGTACAGAACTGGATAGGCTGGATGATGCTGCCTTCGCGGCACAAATAGATGAAATCAGTGTGTTTGCGCGGGTTTCCCCCGAACACAAAGTCAGGATTGTCAAAGGGCTGCGCAGTCGTGGCTATGTCACCGCCATGACCGGTGACGGGGTAAATGATGCCCCTGCCCTGAAAGCGGCTGACATTGGTGTGGCAATGGGCATTACCGGAACGGCTGTCACTAAGGAAGCGGCTACCTTGGTATTAACCGATGATAATTTCGCCACCATTATCAAAGCGGTGAAAGAAGGGCGGGTTATCTATGACAATATCATCAAGTTTGTGCGTTTCCAGCTTTCCACCAATATTGGCGCAATCCTGACCGTGTTGGTAGCCACTTTATTGAGTATGCCCTCACCGTTTACCGCCATTCAGTTGTTATGGGTCAATATCATTATGGATGGCCCGCCCGCCATGACACTGGGGGTTGAACCCGCGCGTCCGGGCATTATGCGTGACCCGCCGCGTTCACAAACCGCGCAGATACTCACCTTGCCACGGCTGGGACGCTTGTTATTGTACGGCATCACCATGATGGTCGGTACGCTATTCCTGTTTGACTATGCCTTAGCGAACCATTCACAGCAGTATGCTCTGACACTGGCGTTCACCACGTTTGTATTGTTCCAGTTGTTTAATGCCTTTAATGCGCGGGCAGAACACAGCAGCGTGTTCAACCGTAACTTCTTCAGCAATGGTAAATTCTGGCTGGCATTAGCTGGGGTATTGGTTCTGCAAGTGTTGGCAGTCCACTGGACACCCGCGCAAGCCATTTTCGCCACCGTCGATTTGCATTGGCAACACTGGGTAATGGCGGTGTTGACCGCAGCCAGCGTGCTGGTGCTGGATGAGGCCCGCAAAGCCATTCGCACCATTTACTATGGTTAA